The DNA segment CGACAAACCGAGGAGACCCAGGCAGGAAATCAGGATGGCAAGTCCGCCGAAAAGATTGGAGAGCATAGAAAGTACCCGTTCGCGTTCAAATTTTACCTGGTACAACTGATCTACAAAAGTGAGTTCTACGGGATAAACAGGATTCAACTCTTTTGTTAACTTACTGATGGTGGCTAAAGCGGTTGTTGTATTTTGTGTACGACTCAGTCTCATGGTAATCACGTTAGGGATGGAGGAGATCCAGCCAACCACCATTGGCATTTCTTTTTTGCCCGGATCCGCCCATATGATGTCCTGAAAAACACCAACTATCGTTCTTTTTGTTCCAAGGTAAAGCACTTTTTTTCCAATAGGATCGGTGATGTTCATTGCTTTAACCGCAGTTCTGTTTAACAGAATTGCACTGCTGTCGGAACTGATTTTTTTATCAAAATCTCTTCCCAGGAGCACTTTTATACCTGTCGTGCGGCTAAAGTCGTCGGTGGTGATGATTTGATTAAAACTTAGTGTCTTTGCGGATGGCGACATGCCTTCCCATTCCAATCCACTGGTAATCGAGTTTTGTGTAGATATGCTGGATGTTGTTTTGCACATCGCGGTTACTGCACCAGATTGCAGCAGACGATTTTTCAGGGATTCATATTTTTGAAAAAGCATTCCTTCCATGGGCATTTCTACCAACGCATCGCTATTATATCCCATAGGTCTGTTTTTAATAAACTGAAGCTGTTTATAAACGACAATCGTACCTGTGATGATAAACATGGCAAAGCTGAATTGAACAACTACTAAAATTTTTCTAAGGGTAATGGAAGAGGAGCCCTGTCTTACTTTGCCTTTTAAAGTATTTACCGGGTCAAATGAAGATAGAAAAAATGCGGGATAGCTTCCTGATATTATTCCGGTAAGTAATATGGCGATCGTTACATATGCCCAATTCAATTTGTCCAGGCTGGAAAGGCTCAGTCTGGTGTTTAACAAAGAATTGAATAAGGGTAAGCTAATTTCAACAATCACTATGGCAATGATGAAGCTAAACATCACCATAAGAACTGATTCTAAAAGAAACTGACTGATGAGTGAGGCCCTGCTTGCACCTATTGTCTTTTTAATTCCTACTTCTTTAGCCCGTTTCCCCGCTTTTGCAGTAGCCAGGTTCATAAAGTTAATGCAGGCAATCAGTAAAATCCCAATCGATAAGCCAATAAAAATACGTACCTGATCAATTTTACCTCCGGCGGGTTTTCCGTTCACAAATTCACCATATAAGTTGTTTTTTAGGATCGGGTAAATGAAAGGTTCATTCATGGATTTATCATTGTGCTTATGTAGGATATTTTTAATTCTCAGATTGAAATCATCAACTTTTACACCTGGTTTAAGGCTAAGCAAGGTATAAAACGAAAAATTGTCCCATTGTGCTGCTTTTGGAAAAATGCCCTGGTTCTCGTTCAATGATACCAGGCTTTCGAAGCTGTAGCTGATGTTTTCCGGGAAATCTTCTATGATGCCTGTTACGGTCAGACTGGCAAAATTCATGAACTTTATCGCCTTGTTAAAAGCGCTGGTATGAGGGAACAACTTATGAGCAGTACTTCGGGTTAGAATAATGGAGTTAGGGCGCTGAAATGCCGTTTCTGCAGTCCCGCTTATGAATTTATAACTTAATATTTTAAGAATGTCAGGCTCCGCTAATCTGTTTTC comes from the Pedobacter sp. FW305-3-2-15-E-R2A2 genome and includes:
- a CDS encoding ABC transporter permease → MEKLSFKIAWRNLLKDKGFTLINLGGLAIGIAAALLLLLYVANQWKFNTQYQDAENIYEVKANSLDHAGKIIGTTDLSPNSLAAAMKAEISGIKNTAFITWPTKTLLVNGNTGVKVENRLAEPDILKILSYKFISGTAETAFQRPNSIILTRSTAHKLFPHTSAFNKAIKFMNFASLTVTGIIEDFPENISYSFESLVSLNENQGIFPKAAQWDNFSFYTLLSLKPGVKVDDFNLRIKNILHKHNDKSMNEPFIYPILKNNLYGEFVNGKPAGGKIDQVRIFIGLSIGILLIACINFMNLATAKAGKRAKEVGIKKTIGASRASLISQFLLESVLMVMFSFIIAIVIVEISLPLFNSLLNTRLSLSSLDKLNWAYVTIAILLTGIISGSYPAFFLSSFDPVNTLKGKVRQGSSSITLRKILVVVQFSFAMFIITGTIVVYKQLQFIKNRPMGYNSDALVEMPMEGMLFQKYESLKNRLLQSGAVTAMCKTTSSISTQNSITSGLEWEGMSPSAKTLSFNQIITTDDFSRTTGIKVLLGRDFDKKISSDSSAILLNRTAVKAMNITDPIGKKVLYLGTKRTIVGVFQDIIWADPGKKEMPMVVGWISSIPNVITMRLSRTQNTTTALATISKLTKELNPVYPVELTFVDQLYQVKFERERVLSMLSNLFGGLAILISCLGLLGLSAYSAELRTKEIGVRKILGASHTSIVTLLSWDFVKMVLIAITISIPISYQLMNLWLSNFDFRIEISAFMILLSALAVLIIAYLTVSYQAIRVAIANPIDAIRYE